Within the Solwaraspora sp. WMMA2056 genome, the region CCGACCCCGCGACGAACCCCTCGGGGGCACAGCTGATCTTCACCTCGCACGACACCAGCCTGCTCAATCATCTGAACCGGGACGAGGTCTGGCTGACCGAGAAGGCAGTCGACGGCGCGACCCGCCTCGGCGCGCTGGCCGAGTTCGCCGGCGAACGCGTGCGCCGGTCGCAGAACCTGGAGAAGGCGTACCTGCACGGACGGTTCGGCGCGCTACCCGACGTCGACCGCACCGAGATCCTGCGGGCACTCGGACTGATCGGCTGACCGGTGACACCGAGACGGACGCGGGCCAAGGACCTGCGACGGCGGACCGCGACCCGCCCCGAGCGCAGAACGATCGTCATCTTCTGCGAGGGTGAGGCATCGGAGCCGGACTACCTGAACGCGCTCCGGCGGCTCCCCCACATCAGGGACAGCACCGCGATCAACATCGATATCGACCCGGACCAGGGGGTCCCGTTGACCCTGGTCAACCGGGCGATCGAGCGCAGCGCGGACGACGAGGTCGACGAGTGCTGGTGCGTGTTCGACGTCGAATGGCCCCGGCACCATCCGCACCTCGACCGGGCCATCCGGCTGGCAGCCGAACACGGCATCCGACTGGCGGTCAGCAACCCGTGCTTCGAGCTGTGGCTGATTCTGCACTTTCAGGATCAGACCGCGTTCCTCACCACCGCCGAGGCGCAACGACTGAGCCGCAAACTTGACGGCCGTACCGGCAAGCGGATCGACCCGACGCGCTACCTGCAGCAACGGCAGGCGGCGGCACGACGCGCCGCGCTGCTCGGGCGGCGGCACGACCGGAATCAGGCGACGTTCCCCAACGACAACCCCTCGTCGGGCATGTATGAACTGCTGAGGGCGGTCGAGCCGACCGCGAGCGGATCAGTGTGAACGAACGTCCTGGATCGGAGGCGACCGTGACGACAGCGCGGCAGGGGCCCTGGGTGCCGCTGGACCGGGCCCGGCAGCGGACCAGCATCAAGTGGCGGATGTATCCGCCGGACGTGCTGCCGGTGTGGGTGGCGGAGATGGACGTCGACCCGGCCGGGCCGATCGTCGAGGCGATCGACGCCGCGGTCCGCGCCGGTGACCTCGGGTACGCCACCGGGGCCGGCTACGCCGAGGCGGTCGCCGGGTTCGCGGCGACCCGCTGGGGCTGGGACGGCCTGCACCCGGCGCGCACGGCGATCGTGCCGGACGTGATGCTCGGCGCGGTCGAGATGCTGAAGCTGGTGACCGGGCCGGGCGACACCGTCGTGGTCAACCCGCCGGTGTACCCGCCGTTCTACGGGTTCCTGCGCAACCTCGACCGGCCGGTGCGGGAGGCTCCGCTCGGGTCGGACGGTCGGCTCGACCTCGACGTGCTGGCCGAGGCGTTCACCGCCGCCCGCGCGGGCGGCCGCCGGGCGGCGTACCTGCTGTGCAGCCCGCACAACCCGACGGGGACGGTGCACACCGCCGCCGAGCTGGCGGCCGTCGCCGACC harbors:
- a CDS encoding RloB family protein, translated to MTPRRTRAKDLRRRTATRPERRTIVIFCEGEASEPDYLNALRRLPHIRDSTAINIDIDPDQGVPLTLVNRAIERSADDEVDECWCVFDVEWPRHHPHLDRAIRLAAEHGIRLAVSNPCFELWLILHFQDQTAFLTTAEAQRLSRKLDGRTGKRIDPTRYLQQRQAAARRAALLGRRHDRNQATFPNDNPSSGMYELLRAVEPTASGSV